TGGTTAAGGGTAAGCTCAATAAACTTAGGAAAATGGCCGCCGCGTCATAACCTTTCGGTTATCCTGCCACAACCGAAATCCATATGAATCTCGTTTTTATGGGCACGCCGGAAATCGCCCGGCGAGCACTTGAGTATTTGTATAACAATACAAATCACAAATTACTGGCGGTTGTAACCGGCCCCGACAGGCCGGCCGGCCGCGGTTTGAAGCTGATTCCATCGCCGGTAAAAACAACGGCCGTAAAGCTGGGCGTTCCCGTCTTTACGCCCGAAGCTTTGAAAGATCCGGAATTTATCGACCGCATGAAAGAAATCGACGCCGATATATTTATCGTCGTTGCCTTTCGCATCCTGCCGGCCGAGCTTTTCACGATTCCGCCCAAGGGCTCAATTAACCTCCATGGCTCGCTGCTTCCCAAATACCGCGGGGCGGCCCCCATCAATTGGGCCATTATCAACGGTGAGACCGAAACCGGCCTGACCACTTTTTTCCTGAAAAAATCAGTCGATACCGGCAATATCATTTATCAGGAAAAAATAAAAATCGAACCGGACGACAATTTCAGCGCTCTATATGAAAAAATGGCTGAAATGGCCGGCCCGGTCATCGAAAAAACTCTGGATTTGATCGCATCCGATCAA
The candidate division Zixibacteria bacterium HGW-Zixibacteria-1 genome window above contains:
- a CDS encoding methionyl-tRNA formyltransferase, producing MNLVFMGTPEIARRALEYLYNNTNHKLLAVVTGPDRPAGRGLKLIPSPVKTTAVKLGVPVFTPEALKDPEFIDRMKEIDADIFIVVAFRILPAELFTIPPKGSINLHGSLLPKYRGAAPINWAIINGETETGLTTFFLKKSVDTGNIIYQEKIKIEPDDNFSALYEKMAEMAGPVIEKTLDLIASDQIEPIKQDDSLATPAPKISPFDCLIDWGFPAKNVVDFIRGMATTPGAYTYFKDSKLKVLRAVNAGIDPKEKLRPGQIIPDKHKLLIAVADGAVEITELLPQGKSKISGNQFLRGYKPADKEIFGEMPKGVTN